A genome region from Baekduia alba includes the following:
- a CDS encoding cytochrome c biogenesis CcdA family protein yields MILAATTNVDTTVFAAFAVGFVSFISPCVLPLVPGYLSAISGVSLEDIRGEERPLGKILGPAIIFCLSFTVMFVALGMSATGIGSTLHDHQDTLNRIAGWMIVILGVFFVCTLFVPRLNREWRPEALIVRAGAGGPVIAGLAFAIAWTPCVGPTLASILAAAATSDTVGQGGLLLACYSLGLAIPFLITAVAFDRATGAFRWLRDRHVIVTAVSGAILIVMGLLILSGELTTLNAKAQHALSNLGLDFLYNL; encoded by the coding sequence GTGATCCTCGCCGCCACCACCAACGTCGACACGACCGTCTTCGCCGCCTTCGCGGTCGGCTTCGTGTCCTTCATCTCGCCCTGCGTGCTCCCGCTCGTCCCGGGCTACCTGTCGGCGATCAGCGGCGTCAGCCTGGAGGACATCCGCGGCGAGGAGCGCCCGCTGGGCAAGATCCTCGGCCCCGCGATCATCTTCTGCCTGTCGTTCACGGTGATGTTCGTCGCGCTGGGCATGAGCGCGACCGGCATCGGCTCGACGCTGCACGACCACCAGGACACGCTGAACCGCATCGCCGGCTGGATGATCGTGATCCTCGGCGTCTTCTTCGTCTGCACGCTCTTCGTCCCGCGCCTGAACCGCGAGTGGCGTCCAGAGGCGCTGATCGTCCGCGCCGGCGCCGGCGGCCCCGTGATCGCCGGGCTGGCGTTCGCGATCGCCTGGACCCCGTGCGTCGGCCCCACGCTCGCCTCGATCCTGGCCGCCGCGGCGACCTCCGACACCGTCGGCCAGGGCGGCCTGCTGCTGGCCTGCTACTCGCTCGGCCTCGCGATCCCGTTCCTGATCACCGCCGTCGCGTTCGACCGCGCCACCGGCGCCTTCCGCTGGCTGCGCGACCGCCACGTGATCGTGACGGCCGTCTCCGGAGCGATCCTCATCGTGATGGGCCTGCTGATCCTCAGCGGCGAGCTGACCACGCTCAACGCCAAGGCCCAGCACGCGCTGTCCAACCTCGGGTTGGACTTCCTCTACAACCTCTGA
- a CDS encoding methyltransferase domain-containing protein, with protein MLLKTTAVCPACHGPLSDAPACARCGVAYGSLDGVPVLMPGADLGAIDLRATGGALPTYDCAHMGIGVIDDALARGDRILELGAGLDVHDSGNVVKTDAFVYPGAQLDLVADAHALPFPDASFDFVFSLAVFEHLHSPWIAAREMARVLRPGGAAYTLCAFLQPLHGYPDHYFNATESGLGRLFADDFEVLGAGPSRHCPHRESLVPLHRMREMAVAVRDDRAAGWRTRLRAWRLDHALGRASHELFQIADDAIARPAGFAAWRQIAPAVEVHAVRRAA; from the coding sequence GTGCTCCTCAAGACGACCGCCGTCTGCCCCGCCTGCCATGGCCCCCTCAGCGACGCTCCGGCGTGCGCCCGGTGCGGCGTCGCGTACGGGTCGCTCGACGGCGTGCCGGTCCTGATGCCGGGCGCCGACCTCGGCGCGATCGACCTGCGGGCGACCGGCGGTGCGCTGCCGACCTACGACTGCGCGCACATGGGCATCGGCGTCATCGACGACGCGCTCGCGCGCGGGGATCGGATCCTGGAGCTCGGGGCCGGGCTGGACGTCCACGACTCCGGGAACGTCGTCAAGACCGACGCCTTCGTCTACCCCGGCGCGCAACTGGACCTCGTCGCCGACGCCCACGCGCTGCCGTTCCCGGACGCGAGCTTCGACTTCGTGTTCTCGCTCGCGGTCTTCGAGCACCTGCACTCGCCGTGGATCGCGGCGCGCGAGATGGCCCGCGTCCTGCGGCCGGGCGGCGCCGCGTACACGCTGTGCGCGTTCCTGCAGCCGCTGCACGGCTACCCCGACCACTATTTCAACGCGACCGAGAGCGGCCTGGGCCGGCTGTTCGCCGACGACTTCGAGGTCCTGGGCGCCGGCCCGAGCCGCCACTGCCCGCACCGGGAGTCGCTCGTCCCGCTGCACCGCATGCGCGAGATGGCGGTCGCCGTCCGCGACGACCGCGCGGCCGGCTGGCGCACCCGGCTCCGCGCCTGGCGCCTGGACCACGCCCTGGGCCGTGCGTCCCACGAGCTGTTCCAGATCGCCGACGACGCGATCGCCCGACCGGCGGGCTTCGCCGCCTGGCGCCAGATCGCACCGGCGGTGGAGGTGCACGCGGTGCGGCGCGCGGCCTGA
- the recC gene encoding exodeoxyribonuclease V subunit gamma: protein MLHLHRADRADRLVGALAAVLAEPLADPFAPEVVAVPTRGVERWLTQQLSSTLGATDAGARPDGICANVAFPTPRRLVDDAVAAGSGFDPDRDPWLPARTVWPLLASVDEHLHDAWLERLRHHLEPGRGDRSRRLRAVQHLAGLFDRYAIHRPQMLAAWHAGDDVDASATGTPLPDHERWQAELWRRLRARIGQPGPAERLQLACRELVVDPDRSDLPPRLALFGLTSLPARHLEVLRALAEGGRDVHLFLLQPSDASWQRVRQALDERDVPAAREDTTTPGLLPGNPLLASWGRDARELQMTLARAGTAASDQHHQVDRPASPATLLQRVQADVRADRVPTLAEAEAAADGSLQIHACHGANRQVDVLRDAILHALQRDPTLEPRDVIVMCPDIETFAPLIQATFGAGEDADDGARLHDLRVRLADRSLRETNPVLGVVARLLELTSARATASEVLDLADRESVRRRFRFAQDDMSRLEDWVAASGTRWGFDTEQRKDYNLAGVAQGTWAAGLDRLLTGVALTEDEPRLLSGVVPLDDVDSSTIDLAGRFAEYVERLKQAVDDFAVAKPIDAWVVALADAADALTATSPADVWQRAELQRVLADVLDEATADDDATPTPTTTLDVADVAALLETRLAGRPTRANFRTGHLTVCTLQPMRSVPHRVVCLLGLDDTVFPRRSPRDGDDLLIAAPHVGDRDARSEDRQILLDALLAAEDRLIVTYTGNDERTNAERAPAVPVAELLDVVERTAGAAARDAIVVRHPLQPFDARNFTPGALAPDAAAWSFDETALAGAQAMASDRLPPPPFLAGPLPPAAAQRDLVELEDLVAFLGHPVRAFLRQRLGIGAGTRTEEVDDALPIDLDFRAQWAIGDRLLRARLLGADGERAREAERARGTLPPCAIGARRLDLLDGLADAIAGAARREIPDLDTERQVRDVRVGLADGRRLGGTVSGLSGDVVQLVTFSRINARHRLGAWARVLALTAAAPERRFAAVTVGRARRSVQRYKQLTIARIPPVVGATPEERRAAARAELAILVDLYDRGMREPLPLYCETSAAFAAAGDNRRTGRRAAEQQWTTAFGEAGREDVDPDHVRVLGGILPFDALLEDSPRADEAWGDDEPTRLGRYAHRLWSRLLAVEEVTDR, encoded by the coding sequence GTGCTGCACCTCCATCGCGCCGATCGCGCAGATCGCCTCGTCGGCGCGCTCGCGGCCGTGCTCGCGGAACCCCTCGCGGACCCGTTCGCGCCCGAGGTCGTCGCGGTCCCGACCCGCGGCGTCGAGCGTTGGCTGACCCAGCAGCTCTCGTCCACGCTGGGCGCGACCGACGCCGGCGCGCGCCCCGACGGCATCTGCGCCAACGTCGCGTTCCCGACACCGCGCCGCCTGGTCGACGACGCCGTCGCCGCCGGCTCGGGCTTCGACCCCGACCGCGACCCGTGGCTCCCGGCCCGCACCGTCTGGCCGCTGCTGGCCAGCGTCGACGAGCACCTGCACGACGCGTGGCTGGAGCGCCTGCGTCACCACCTCGAGCCCGGTCGTGGCGACCGCTCGCGCCGGCTGCGCGCCGTCCAGCACCTCGCCGGGCTGTTCGACCGCTACGCGATCCACCGGCCGCAGATGTTGGCCGCGTGGCACGCGGGGGACGACGTCGACGCCTCCGCCACGGGCACGCCGCTGCCGGACCACGAGCGCTGGCAGGCCGAGCTGTGGCGACGGCTGCGGGCCAGAATCGGGCAGCCCGGCCCGGCCGAGCGCCTCCAGCTCGCCTGCCGCGAGCTCGTCGTCGACCCCGACCGCAGCGACCTCCCGCCGCGCCTCGCGCTGTTCGGCCTCACCAGCCTCCCCGCACGCCACCTCGAGGTCCTGCGCGCGCTGGCCGAGGGCGGGCGCGACGTCCACCTCTTCCTGCTCCAGCCGTCCGACGCCTCCTGGCAGCGCGTGCGCCAAGCGCTCGACGAACGCGACGTGCCGGCCGCGCGCGAGGACACGACCACGCCCGGCCTGCTCCCCGGCAACCCGCTGCTCGCGTCCTGGGGGCGCGATGCGCGCGAGCTCCAGATGACGCTCGCGCGTGCGGGGACGGCGGCGAGCGACCAACACCACCAGGTCGATCGACCGGCGTCCCCGGCGACGCTGCTGCAGCGCGTCCAGGCCGACGTCCGGGCCGACCGCGTCCCGACGCTCGCCGAGGCCGAGGCGGCCGCCGACGGCTCCCTCCAGATCCACGCCTGCCACGGCGCCAACCGCCAGGTCGACGTCCTGCGCGACGCGATCCTCCACGCCCTCCAGCGGGACCCGACCCTCGAGCCGCGCGACGTCATCGTCATGTGCCCGGACATCGAGACGTTCGCGCCGCTCATCCAGGCCACCTTCGGCGCCGGTGAGGACGCCGACGACGGCGCCCGCCTTCACGACCTGCGCGTTCGCCTCGCCGACCGCTCGCTGCGCGAGACCAACCCGGTCCTCGGCGTCGTCGCGCGGCTGCTGGAGCTGACCTCCGCGCGCGCGACCGCGTCCGAGGTGCTCGACCTCGCCGACCGCGAGTCCGTCCGCCGCCGCTTCCGCTTCGCCCAGGACGACATGAGCCGCCTGGAGGACTGGGTCGCGGCGTCCGGCACGCGCTGGGGCTTCGACACGGAGCAGCGCAAGGACTACAACCTGGCCGGCGTCGCGCAGGGCACGTGGGCGGCCGGCCTGGACCGCCTGCTCACCGGCGTCGCGCTGACCGAGGACGAGCCGCGGCTGCTCAGCGGCGTCGTGCCGCTCGACGACGTCGACAGCTCCACGATCGACCTCGCCGGACGCTTCGCGGAGTACGTCGAGCGCCTCAAGCAGGCGGTCGACGACTTCGCCGTCGCCAAGCCGATCGACGCCTGGGTGGTCGCGCTCGCCGACGCCGCCGACGCGCTCACGGCGACGTCGCCGGCCGACGTCTGGCAGCGCGCCGAGCTGCAGCGCGTCCTCGCCGACGTCCTGGACGAGGCGACCGCCGACGACGACGCGACGCCGACGCCGACGACGACGCTCGACGTGGCGGACGTCGCCGCGCTGCTGGAGACCCGCCTCGCCGGCCGGCCCACGCGCGCGAACTTCCGCACCGGCCACCTCACGGTCTGCACGCTGCAGCCGATGCGCTCGGTGCCGCACCGCGTCGTCTGCCTGCTCGGCCTTGACGACACCGTGTTCCCGCGCCGCTCCCCGCGCGACGGCGACGACCTGCTCATCGCGGCGCCGCACGTCGGCGACCGCGACGCCCGCTCCGAGGACCGCCAGATCCTGCTCGACGCGCTGCTCGCCGCCGAGGACCGGCTGATCGTCACCTACACCGGCAACGACGAGCGGACGAACGCCGAGCGCGCGCCCGCCGTCCCGGTGGCGGAGCTGCTCGACGTCGTCGAGCGGACCGCGGGGGCGGCGGCGCGCGACGCGATCGTCGTCCGCCACCCGCTGCAGCCGTTCGACGCGCGCAACTTCACGCCGGGCGCGCTGGCGCCCGACGCCGCGGCCTGGAGCTTCGACGAGACCGCGCTCGCGGGCGCGCAGGCGATGGCGTCGGACCGCCTCCCGCCGCCGCCGTTCCTGGCGGGCCCGCTGCCGCCGGCCGCGGCCCAGCGCGACCTCGTCGAGTTGGAGGACTTGGTCGCCTTCCTCGGCCACCCGGTGCGCGCGTTCCTGCGCCAGCGCCTGGGGATCGGCGCCGGGACGCGGACCGAGGAGGTCGACGACGCGCTGCCGATCGACCTCGACTTCCGCGCGCAGTGGGCGATCGGCGACCGCCTCCTGCGCGCGCGCCTGCTCGGCGCCGACGGCGAGCGCGCGCGGGAGGCCGAGCGGGCGCGAGGCACGCTGCCGCCGTGCGCGATCGGCGCGCGCCGGCTGGACCTGCTCGACGGGCTCGCCGACGCCATCGCCGGCGCGGCGCGGCGCGAGATCCCGGACCTCGACACCGAGCGGCAGGTGCGCGACGTGCGGGTCGGGCTCGCGGACGGGCGCCGCCTCGGCGGCACCGTGTCCGGCCTCTCGGGGGACGTCGTCCAGCTCGTCACGTTCTCGCGCATCAACGCGCGCCATCGGCTCGGCGCGTGGGCACGCGTCCTGGCCCTCACCGCCGCGGCGCCGGAGCGGCGGTTCGCGGCGGTCACGGTCGGCCGCGCCCGGCGCAGCGTCCAGCGCTACAAGCAGCTGACGATCGCGCGGATCCCGCCCGTGGTCGGCGCCACGCCCGAGGAGCGGCGCGCCGCGGCGCGCGCCGAGCTGGCGATCCTCGTCGACCTCTACGACCGCGGCATGCGCGAGCCGCTGCCGCTGTACTGCGAGACGTCGGCGGCGTTCGCGGCGGCCGGCGACAACCGCCGCACCGGTCGTCGGGCGGCCGAGCAGCAGTGGACGACCGCGTTCGGCGAGGCCGGCCGCGAGGACGTCGACCCCGACCACGTACGGGTCCTGGGCGGCATCCTGCCGTTCGACGCGTTGTTGGAGGACTCGCCCCGCGCCGACGAGGCGTGGGGCGACGACGAGCCCACCCGGCTCGGCCGCTACGCGCACCGCCTGTGGTCGCGCCTGCTCGCGGTCGAGGAGGTGACCGACCGGTGA
- a CDS encoding TlpA family protein disulfide reductase has translation MTEVRKRRVVPIVVGGLAAALVALLVYGVVHGGQDTTLDDAVKKGERPTAPGLTMARPILNGEGQQSLADYKGKIVVLNFWASWCEPCRSEAPILAKTQQQLTAKGLGTVLGATFNDAADDSTAFEREFKVSYPSLRDVGTDLAQKYGTRALPETFVIDAKGRVVAVSRGVVKQAFLNRAIAEAQKS, from the coding sequence GTGACCGAGGTGCGCAAGAGGCGGGTGGTTCCGATCGTGGTCGGTGGGTTGGCGGCCGCGTTGGTCGCGCTTCTCGTCTACGGGGTCGTCCACGGTGGGCAGGACACGACGCTGGACGACGCCGTCAAGAAGGGTGAGCGGCCGACCGCGCCGGGCCTGACGATGGCTCGCCCGATCCTCAACGGCGAGGGTCAGCAGTCGCTGGCGGACTACAAGGGCAAGATCGTGGTCCTGAACTTCTGGGCCTCGTGGTGCGAGCCGTGCCGCTCGGAGGCGCCGATCCTCGCGAAGACCCAGCAGCAGCTCACCGCCAAGGGCCTCGGCACGGTGCTCGGCGCGACGTTCAACGACGCCGCCGACGACTCCACCGCGTTCGAGCGCGAGTTCAAGGTCAGCTACCCCTCGCTCCGCGACGTCGGCACCGACCTCGCCCAGAAGTACGGAACCCGCGCGCTGCCCGAGACGTTCGTCATCGACGCGAAGGGGCGCGTCGTCGCCGTCTCCCGCGGCGTCGTCAAGCAGGCCTTCCTGAACCGCGCGATCGCCGAGGCGCAGAAGTCTTGA
- a CDS encoding cytochrome c-type biogenesis protein, with protein sequence MRRLALLIAMVLLTATATATATAAPQPRTSLNAVESEVMCVSCGVPLAIADSPQADAERREIVRLIKAGKTKDEIKDALVDNYGDRVLASPKDSGFGLAAYLVPIALVLLALIAAAIVLPKWRRRERVEAPATDGPRLTDADSARLEEDLARYDV encoded by the coding sequence TTGAGGCGCCTCGCCCTCCTGATCGCGATGGTCCTCCTCACGGCGACGGCGACGGCGACCGCCACCGCTGCGCCGCAGCCCAGGACTTCCCTGAACGCCGTCGAGTCCGAGGTCATGTGCGTCTCCTGCGGCGTCCCGCTCGCGATCGCCGACTCGCCGCAGGCCGACGCCGAGCGGCGCGAGATCGTCCGGCTCATCAAGGCCGGCAAGACCAAGGACGAGATCAAGGACGCGCTGGTCGACAACTACGGCGACCGCGTGCTGGCCTCCCCCAAGGACAGCGGCTTCGGCCTCGCCGCCTACCTCGTCCCCATCGCCCTCGTCCTCCTCGCGCTGATCGCCGCCGCGATCGTGCTGCCGAAGTGGCGCCGCCGCGAGCGCGTGGAGGCGCCCGCCACCGACGGCCCCCGCTTGACCGACGCAGACTCCGCCCGGCTCGAGGAAGATCTCGCCCGGTACGACGTCTGA
- the argS gene encoding arginine--tRNA ligase, whose protein sequence is MSASPVDTLRAAVEAAAAATAGEDVAAPKSRPTLERPRQADHGDYATNAAMLYAKALKASPRDVAQRLADSLTSELGASLERVEVAGPGFLNLFLSDAWYVDALGHVLSAGDAYGAGGADAFEKVNVEFVSANPTGPLHVGHARNAAYGDALARLFSYVGHDVTREFYVNDFGSQVENFGRSVQARARGEEVPVDGYVGDYVATLALEIADAATRPVEDVGLEAVAMMVSRARDSLHAFGVEFDVWFSEKSLHETGPDGTSGVSHGFDVLREHGHAYEGEGALWLRTTDFGDDKDRVIQRSSGEHTYFASDIAYAQNKRDRGFDRMVYVLGADHHGYIGRMRAAYEALGGEPDRLDLLIMQFVHLVRGGEKVSMSKRAGEFVTLDELVEEIGVDASRWFLLNRSHDTTIEVDLALAKSETSENPVYYVQYAHARIAAVLRKAGDERVADVLAEGFPPSGLELHPSERALISKLLAWPQEAGEAADRRAVHRVASYALELAQAFSAFYRDCQVVGAEPYALESFRIALSVATQRTVWRALDLLGVSAPTEM, encoded by the coding sequence GTGAGCGCCTCGCCCGTCGACACCCTGCGGGCGGCCGTCGAGGCCGCGGCCGCCGCGACCGCCGGTGAGGACGTCGCCGCGCCCAAGTCCCGGCCGACGCTGGAGCGCCCGCGCCAGGCCGACCACGGCGACTACGCCACCAACGCGGCCATGTTGTACGCCAAGGCGTTGAAGGCGTCGCCCCGCGACGTCGCGCAGCGGCTGGCGGACTCGCTGACGTCCGAGCTGGGCGCGTCACTGGAGCGCGTCGAGGTCGCCGGCCCCGGGTTCCTGAACCTCTTCCTGTCCGACGCCTGGTACGTCGACGCGCTCGGCCACGTCCTGTCGGCCGGCGACGCGTACGGCGCGGGCGGCGCGGACGCGTTCGAGAAGGTCAACGTCGAGTTCGTCTCCGCCAACCCGACCGGGCCGCTGCACGTCGGCCACGCGCGCAACGCGGCCTACGGCGACGCGCTGGCGCGGCTGTTCTCCTACGTCGGCCACGACGTGACGCGCGAGTTCTACGTCAACGACTTCGGGTCGCAGGTCGAGAACTTCGGCAGGTCGGTGCAGGCGCGCGCGCGCGGCGAGGAGGTCCCGGTCGACGGCTACGTGGGCGACTACGTGGCGACGCTGGCCCTCGAGATCGCCGACGCGGCGACGCGGCCGGTCGAGGACGTGGGCCTGGAGGCCGTGGCGATGATGGTCTCTCGCGCGCGGGACTCGCTGCACGCCTTCGGCGTCGAGTTCGACGTGTGGTTCAGCGAGAAGTCGCTGCACGAGACGGGTCCGGACGGCACGTCGGGCGTCTCGCACGGCTTCGACGTCCTGCGCGAGCACGGTCACGCCTACGAGGGCGAGGGCGCGCTCTGGCTGCGGACCACGGACTTCGGCGACGACAAGGACCGCGTCATCCAGCGGTCCAGCGGCGAGCACACGTACTTCGCCTCCGACATCGCCTACGCGCAGAACAAGCGCGACCGCGGCTTCGATCGCATGGTGTACGTGTTGGGTGCCGACCACCACGGCTACATCGGCCGGATGCGCGCCGCCTACGAGGCGCTCGGTGGCGAGCCGGACCGGTTGGACCTGCTCATCATGCAGTTCGTCCACCTCGTCCGCGGCGGCGAGAAGGTGTCGATGAGCAAGCGGGCCGGCGAGTTCGTCACGCTCGACGAGCTGGTCGAGGAGATCGGCGTGGACGCGTCGCGCTGGTTCCTGCTCAACCGCTCGCACGACACGACGATCGAGGTCGACCTCGCGCTGGCCAAGAGCGAGACGTCCGAGAACCCCGTGTACTACGTGCAGTACGCGCACGCGCGGATCGCGGCGGTGCTGCGCAAGGCCGGCGACGAGCGCGTGGCCGACGTGCTGGCCGAGGGCTTCCCGCCGTCCGGGCTGGAGCTCCATCCGAGCGAGCGGGCGCTGATCTCCAAGCTGCTGGCCTGGCCGCAGGAGGCCGGGGAGGCCGCCGACCGGCGCGCGGTGCATCGCGTCGCCTCCTACGCGCTGGAGCTGGCGCAGGCGTTCTCGGCGTTCTACCGCGACTGCCAGGTCGTGGGCGCCGAGCCCTACGCGCTGGAGTCGTTCCGGATCGCGCTGAGCGTCGCGACGCAGCGGACGGTCTGGCGGGCGCTGGACCTGCTCGGGGTCAGCGCGCCGACCGAGATGTAG
- a CDS encoding MBL fold metallo-hydrolase, producing MSDDDAQAARELERVPLDLPAGLDVRWLGVSGYRLTYGGVSIFIDPYVSRVPLRSLLLRRRTLPDAGMLDRYASAPGPVAGILVGHTHFDHAVDAPALARRYGAKAYGSASLAHLMRLHGVGDQAVEVLPHQPYELGPFVVRFVPSRHSKLLFGRKVPMDGELTCEHLSGLAPGSYRCGAVYGIRIDVAGVALYHQGSADLNDAELRDGPVDVFLAGVAGRSVTPRYWQRILPKLDPRVVVPTHYDNFFSPLGRPQDFVRRVQLADVPSEVRQVSRDAQVVALPRIDA from the coding sequence GTGTCCGACGACGATGCGCAGGCGGCGCGGGAGCTGGAGCGGGTCCCGCTCGACCTCCCGGCGGGGCTCGACGTGCGGTGGCTCGGCGTGTCCGGCTACCGGCTGACCTACGGGGGCGTGTCGATCTTCATCGACCCCTACGTCTCGCGCGTGCCGCTGCGCTCGCTGCTGCTGCGGCGCCGGACGTTGCCGGACGCGGGCATGCTCGACCGCTACGCGAGCGCTCCCGGACCGGTCGCCGGGATCCTCGTCGGGCACACGCACTTCGACCACGCCGTGGACGCGCCCGCGCTGGCGCGCCGGTACGGGGCCAAGGCCTACGGGTCGGCGTCGCTCGCGCACCTGATGCGGCTGCACGGTGTTGGCGACCAGGCGGTCGAGGTGCTTCCGCATCAGCCCTACGAGCTGGGGCCGTTCGTGGTCCGCTTCGTTCCCAGCCGGCACTCCAAGCTCCTGTTCGGCCGCAAGGTGCCGATGGACGGCGAGCTGACGTGCGAGCACCTCAGCGGCCTCGCGCCCGGCAGCTACCGGTGCGGCGCCGTCTACGGGATCCGCATCGACGTCGCCGGCGTGGCGCTCTACCACCAGGGCAGCGCCGACCTCAACGACGCCGAGCTGCGCGACGGCCCGGTCGACGTGTTCCTGGCCGGCGTGGCGGGACGCAGCGTGACGCCGCGCTACTGGCAGCGGATCCTGCCCAAGCTCGATCCCCGCGTCGTCGTGCCGACCCACTACGACAACTTCTTCTCGCCGCTCGGCCGCCCGCAGGACTTCGTCCGACGCGTGCAGCTCGCCGACGTGCCGAGCGAGGTGCGCCAGGTCTCACGCGACGCACAGGTCGTGGCGTTGCCGCGCATCGACGCCTGA